The genome window GTTCGATATTTACCCTTATTAATACGATCAATTCCATCTAAAAGTACAGTATGAATAGTTTTTATATTTTCTTCAGATAAAATTTCATTTCTCGATGATTCGATATATAGTAAAGCATTATTATAATTTCTAATCTGTAAATGTTCTTTTAAAGATTTTTTACCTATAGCTAAATCAGTTTCGATAATAAATCTAGTTTCCATTTCAGTAAGAGTATTTCCTTCGATAGCATTTGAGTTATATGTATTTTTAATTATATAATTTTCTTTTATTCTTTTTATTTCATCTTGATTAAGAGGTCTTCTATAATCTAACTCACTTTTCAACTCACAAATTTTCTCTAATTTATTATTCATGGTAATACCTCGCTTTTAATGATTATATTAGAATTATATTATTTAATTTATTTAAATACAATCTTAGAATATAAAATTGACTTTTGGAAAAGTTGGAACTAAACTATTATTAGAAATTATGAGGGGGAGAATTGAATGCATTACGAGAAGTTAACAAAAAATAGAAAAATATTTGTAAACCAGTTAATACCACTTATAGAATCAACATTTGATAGAGATATTAATGAAGAGGAAAGAATAAAAACTATTTCAATTGATGCCTCTTGGGGTATGGGAAAAACTTTATTGAAAGATGTATTGGTAGAAAAATTAAGAGAAAAAGAAATAAAAGTTAAAGCTATAAACGCTTGGGAAACAGATTATTTCAGTGATCCTATGAAATCTTTAATTGGAGAAATAAATGAAAGTGATTTAAATATATCTTCAGGCACACTAGAAAAAGGTGAAAAATTAATAAAAAATATACCTGGATTAGTTGCTAAAATATTAGGAACAGCTTTATTAAAAAAGTTAAATTTTACAGATGAAGATATAACCAATATAAAATCTATATTTCAAGGGATGGATAGTTCAGGAATAGAAGAATATAAAAAATATAAAGATTCAGTTAAAAAGTTTAAAGAGAGCTTTGGTGTAGGCATTGGAAC of Cetobacterium sp. ZOR0034 contains these proteins:
- a CDS encoding Fic family protein, which codes for MNNKLEKICELKSELDYRRPLNQDEIKRIKENYIIKNTYNSNAIEGNTLTEMETRFIIETDLAIGKKSLKEHLQIRNYNNALLYIESSRNEILSEENIKTIHTVLLDGIDRINKGKYRTTDTFQEIHTLLSWYTSEPVTIKRIIEFTCKFINIHPFIDENGKT